The following are from one region of the Petrotoga mobilis SJ95 genome:
- a CDS encoding Na(+)/H(+) antiporter subunit B, translated as MIEIIAVIIGFTMILFALMAIESKKLLNSIVFLSITSLLSVVEFIIMKAPDVAITQAVIGSGLMTSLFVFTLMTMKKSGEK; from the coding sequence ATGATTGAAATAATAGCTGTAATCATTGGTTTTACAATGATTCTCTTCGCTTTGATGGCAATTGAATCGAAAAAGTTGTTGAATTCCATCGTTTTTTTATCTATAACGTCTTTGCTCTCAGTTGTGGAATTCATAATCATGAAAGCTCCGGATGTTGCTATAACTCAAGCTGTTATAGGTTCGGGTTTGATGACCTCGCTCTTCGTTTTTACTTTGATGACTATGAAAAAGAGTGGTGAAAAATAA
- the mnhG gene encoding monovalent cation/H(+) antiporter subunit G, with product MKVIGDVLIIIGGIFYLLGGLGIFRMPDVFNRIQAGTKATTLGAFSLILGVGFLNPTWFLKSLILVVFMTITNPVGSSVLARASYLHGAKIAKLQKDDLKSLYEKEEMSQDD from the coding sequence ATGAAGGTGATCGGAGACGTTTTAATAATAATTGGAGGGATTTTCTATCTATTGGGAGGTTTAGGTATATTCAGAATGCCGGATGTTTTCAATAGAATACAGGCAGGTACGAAAGCCACGACTTTAGGTGCGTTTTCTTTAATTTTAGGAGTTGGATTTTTAAACCCAACGTGGTTTTTGAAGTCACTAATCTTAGTCGTTTTTATGACTATCACCAATCCCGTTGGAAGTTCCGTTTTAGCTCGCGCCTCCTACTTACATGGTGCAAAAATAGCAAAATTGCAAAAAGATGATTTAAAAAGTTTGTATGAGAAAGAGGAGATGAGCCAAGATGATTGA
- a CDS encoding monovalent cation/H+ antiporter complex subunit F, with product MIEIVVFSLIGIGVFFSILRMIIGPEVTDRIVSLDTMNVMITGIIVLLSHIFKNEIYLDIAIVYGVLSFLETVVLSRYLEAKK from the coding sequence ATGATAGAGATTGTCGTATTTAGCCTCATTGGAATAGGTGTGTTTTTTTCGATCTTGAGAATGATAATTGGTCCTGAAGTAACAGATAGAATCGTCTCTTTGGATACTATGAACGTAATGATCACAGGAATTATTGTTTTGCTGTCGCATATTTTTAAAAATGAAATTTATTTGGATATTGCAATAGTTTACGGAGTTCTGTCCTTTTTGGAAACGGTTGTTCTTTCCAGATATTTGGAGGCGAAAAAATGA
- a CDS encoding Na+/H+ antiporter subunit E, with protein MKKFVSTFVVLLVIWLFLTSFNLSELIVGFLVSIVLAGVIAGLVDYEFDLSIVYKLPLFVVVYVPVFVYKMFLSNIDVARRVLTPKIPLNPGFVKIPIDLKGDVGKLTLANSVTLTPGTLAIDADDENLYIHWIDIKGENEKDYKKHVTGTFEKILGRIYK; from the coding sequence GTGAAGAAGTTTGTTTCAACTTTTGTTGTTCTTCTAGTAATTTGGCTGTTTTTGACTTCTTTTAACCTTTCTGAATTGATCGTAGGGTTCTTAGTTTCAATTGTTTTAGCAGGAGTCATTGCAGGTCTTGTGGATTATGAGTTTGATCTTTCCATTGTTTACAAACTACCTTTGTTTGTGGTTGTATACGTACCTGTTTTCGTCTACAAAATGTTTTTATCAAATATCGATGTTGCAAGGAGGGTTTTAACACCAAAAATACCTTTAAACCCAGGTTTTGTGAAAATTCCTATTGATTTGAAGGGAGATGTTGGTAAGTTAACTTTAGCCAATTCCGTTACTTTAACCCCTGGGACACTAGCAATTGATGCTGATGATGAAAACCTATACATCCATTGGATAGATATAAAAGGTGAAAACGAAAAAGATTACAAAAAGCATGTTACAGGGACTTTCGAAAAAATTTTGGGGAGGATATACAAATGA
- a CDS encoding aldo-keto reductase family protein: MQRRILGKTQEELSIIGLDLEKLLVSEYNYEIKRFLEKFILGGVNFFEISPTLEPKDEATIFPINLHRDKLFIAGKSFSKSSDEIQLDIKELLAKFNLQYLDLIQIVANTQEDIHRILGPEGALEGFFAAKNLGLVKYIGFSTNKESIALQLLESYDFDSITFPIDWMNWYTGYGRKVISKAKEKGTGVISKQNLIKKITKINAEKGISDLLYIPSESYEEVKTTIRFSLTKPITSILCSSHINLLEWLIKAADEFTPLDIQEEENLRKSCEDLGKVFNPKNI, from the coding sequence ATGCAGAGAAGGATTTTGGGTAAGACACAAGAAGAACTCTCTATCATAGGTTTGGATTTGGAAAAGCTGCTGGTAAGCGAATATAATTATGAAATTAAAAGGTTTTTAGAAAAGTTTATTCTAGGTGGTGTAAATTTCTTTGAAATTTCGCCTACATTGGAACCTAAAGACGAAGCGACTATTTTTCCAATAAATTTGCATAGGGATAAACTTTTTATTGCGGGTAAGTCTTTCTCCAAAAGCAGTGATGAGATACAACTGGACATAAAAGAACTCTTAGCTAAATTCAATCTTCAATATCTAGACTTGATCCAAATTGTTGCAAATACCCAAGAGGATATTCATAGAATTCTAGGTCCTGAAGGCGCGTTAGAGGGATTCTTTGCCGCCAAAAATTTGGGCTTAGTAAAATACATAGGTTTTTCAACAAACAAAGAAAGCATAGCTTTACAACTTTTAGAAAGTTATGATTTTGATTCGATTACCTTTCCCATAGATTGGATGAATTGGTACACTGGTTATGGAAGAAAAGTAATTTCTAAAGCCAAGGAAAAAGGAACTGGCGTAATAAGTAAACAAAATCTTATAAAAAAGATAACGAAGATAAATGCAGAAAAAGGGATATCGGACCTTCTTTATATTCCTTCTGAAAGTTATGAAGAAGTGAAGACAACGATAAGATTTTCTCTTACTAAGCCAATAACCTCTATATTATGCTCTAGCCACATAAACCTTTTAGAATGGTTAATAAAAGCAGCAGACGAATTCACACCACTTGATATTCAAGAAGAAGAAAATTTGCGAAAAAGTTGTGAAGATCTAGGAAAAGTTTTTAACCCTAAAAACATTTGA
- a CDS encoding carbohydrate kinase family protein has product MYVSVIGGINTDFKGSSYEKLSLKTSNPGRIFYSSGGVARNVAHNLCKLEVPVNLFGAVGNDVFGEIILAELDNLKINTNFIKICDNRRTGVYLAILDEKKDMFVSISDMDIINEININYIKKHKDTLLQSKIVFLEANLEPQTIEYILKILENTNVYTVFNAVSNLKVKKLKNITGKIDYLTLNFSELKSLREQENLNFFDYKSIQKTFPEKFPNIFNLIVTNGEEGVLLLNNRFKRADFFSVAEVEDSEIVDANGAGDAFTAGFIYGIYKDADIEKSIEYGIKASQITLKSPKTVADELSSEIFG; this is encoded by the coding sequence ATGTATGTATCAGTAATAGGAGGAATAAATACAGATTTCAAAGGATCTTCTTACGAAAAATTATCTCTCAAGACTTCAAACCCTGGACGTATCTTTTATTCTTCAGGAGGTGTAGCTCGGAATGTTGCCCACAATTTATGCAAATTAGAAGTCCCTGTTAATTTATTTGGAGCAGTTGGGAACGATGTATTTGGTGAAATAATTTTAGCCGAATTAGATAATCTAAAGATAAATACTAATTTTATCAAGATTTGTGATAACCGTCGTACGGGTGTTTACCTGGCTATTTTAGACGAAAAAAAAGATATGTTTGTCTCTATATCAGACATGGATATTATTAATGAGATAAATATAAATTATATAAAAAAACACAAAGATACGTTACTCCAATCAAAAATTGTCTTTCTTGAAGCAAATTTAGAACCTCAGACGATAGAATATATACTTAAAATCCTTGAAAACACGAATGTTTACACAGTTTTTAACGCCGTATCAAATCTAAAAGTAAAAAAATTAAAAAATATAACTGGAAAAATAGATTATCTGACCCTAAACTTCTCAGAATTGAAATCCTTAAGAGAACAAGAAAACTTGAATTTTTTTGATTATAAAAGTATACAAAAGACTTTTCCAGAAAAATTCCCCAATATTTTTAATTTAATTGTAACAAACGGGGAAGAGGGGGTTCTCCTTTTAAACAATCGCTTTAAAAGAGCAGATTTCTTTTCTGTAGCTGAAGTCGAAGACTCTGAAATAGTCGATGCCAATGGTGCCGGAGATGCTTTCACTGCTGGATTTATCTACGGCATTTACAAAGATGCTGATATAGAAAAAAGCATTGAATACGGAATAAAAGCCTCTCAAATTACCCTAAAAAGTCCAAAAACAGTGGCAGATGAGTTATCTTCTGAAATTTTTGGTTGA
- a CDS encoding pseudouridine-5'-phosphate glycosidase, producing the protein MNTTPYLEIKEEVYQALKENRPIVALESTIISHGMPYPQNVEVAKNVEETIRERGAVPATIAIIDGKMKVGLSKEELEFMATSKNILKASRMDLPVILAKGFNAATTVAATMIIAELAGIKVFVTGGIGGVHRNAQETFDISADLQELAKTNVAVISAGPKAILDLQLTKEYLETFGVPVIGYQTDELPCFFSRESGINVPYRVETPKEIASIMKTKWDLGLQGGIFIANPIPKEYSLDFEEIDKTIENAIEEAKKRKIKGKELTPFLLSKINELTKGESLKANIELVYNNAQLGAEIAKEFNILS; encoded by the coding sequence ATGAATACAACCCCATATTTAGAAATAAAAGAAGAAGTGTACCAAGCTTTAAAAGAAAATAGACCTATCGTTGCCTTGGAATCAACTATAATTTCTCATGGAATGCCTTATCCACAAAATGTAGAAGTTGCAAAAAATGTAGAAGAAACAATAAGAGAAAGGGGAGCAGTTCCAGCAACTATCGCAATAATAGATGGCAAAATGAAAGTAGGATTATCAAAAGAAGAATTAGAATTCATGGCCACCTCCAAAAATATATTGAAAGCAAGCAGGATGGATCTCCCCGTTATCCTTGCAAAAGGTTTTAACGCCGCTACCACGGTTGCAGCAACTATGATAATAGCTGAACTTGCTGGAATAAAGGTTTTTGTAACAGGAGGAATAGGAGGTGTACATAGAAACGCTCAAGAAACTTTTGATATCTCCGCAGACCTGCAAGAGCTTGCCAAAACCAACGTGGCGGTGATATCTGCTGGACCTAAAGCTATATTAGATCTTCAATTAACCAAAGAATATCTAGAAACTTTCGGTGTCCCAGTGATTGGCTATCAAACAGACGAACTTCCATGCTTTTTTTCGAGGGAAAGTGGGATAAATGTACCTTATAGAGTTGAAACTCCTAAAGAAATCGCATCAATAATGAAGACAAAGTGGGACTTGGGCCTACAAGGGGGCATTTTTATTGCAAATCCTATTCCTAAAGAGTATTCACTGGATTTTGAGGAAATAGATAAAACAATAGAAAACGCAATAGAAGAGGCTAAAAAGCGAAAAATAAAAGGTAAGGAATTAACCCCCTTTCTACTTTCAAAAATAAACGAATTAACAAAAGGGGAAAGTTTAAAAGCAAATATTGAATTAGTCTACAACAATGCCCAACTTGGTGCAGAAATAGCAAAAGAGTTTAACATCCTATCTTAG
- a CDS encoding pyridoxamine kinase, which yields MYLKEKPIKRVAAIHDLSGFGKASLTVVIPILSSMEIQVCPLPTAILSTHTGGFEDYSFLDLTDNMKDIISHWKKLDLSFDAIYSGFLGSEKQIDIVMEFIQYFSQKNETLVVVDPVLGDDGRLYATITEGMVKDMKKLVSKSHVITPNLTEACFLLDEKYDQDISEEMLKSWLKRLSDMGPEIVIITSVPDESKSKIGVLAYERTNNRFWKITNNYIKALYPGTGDSFASVIVGSLLNGDSVPMAIDRATQFVSTCLKASYGYKYPQREGILLEKVLDTLNAPTLLQSYEIF from the coding sequence ATGTATTTGAAAGAGAAACCTATCAAAAGAGTTGCGGCAATTCACGATCTTTCAGGTTTTGGAAAAGCTTCTTTAACCGTTGTAATTCCTATATTATCTTCTATGGAGATTCAAGTCTGCCCACTTCCCACTGCCATACTATCAACCCATACAGGGGGGTTTGAGGATTACTCTTTTTTGGATCTAACAGACAATATGAAAGATATAATATCGCATTGGAAAAAATTAGACCTGAGTTTTGATGCCATTTATAGTGGTTTTTTAGGTTCAGAAAAACAGATCGATATTGTAATGGAATTTATACAATATTTTTCACAGAAAAATGAAACTCTAGTAGTCGTTGATCCAGTACTGGGCGATGACGGGAGACTTTACGCTACCATTACTGAAGGCATGGTCAAAGATATGAAAAAACTAGTTTCCAAGTCTCATGTAATAACACCAAATTTAACGGAAGCTTGTTTTCTTTTGGATGAAAAGTACGACCAAGATATTAGTGAAGAGATGTTGAAAAGCTGGTTAAAACGTTTGTCAGACATGGGCCCAGAAATCGTTATTATAACAAGTGTTCCTGATGAATCTAAATCAAAAATAGGGGTTTTAGCTTATGAAAGGACAAATAATAGGTTTTGGAAAATCACCAATAACTATATAAAAGCCTTATACCCTGGTACAGGGGACTCCTTTGCAAGCGTTATCGTTGGTAGTCTTTTAAACGGAGACAGTGTACCGATGGCAATAGACAGGGCTACTCAATTCGTTTCTACGTGTTTAAAAGCTAGTTATGGTTATAAATATCCCCAAAGGGAAGGCATACTTTTAGAAAAAGTGCTTGATACTTTGAACGCCCCAACACTTTTACAAAGCTATGAGATTTTTTAG
- a CDS encoding arginine deiminase yields MNLSVYSEIGKLEKILLHRPGKELENLSPHYLSDLLFDDIPFLYKAQEEHDYFANVLRENGVEVLYLTELLTETLNDLDLKEKFVKEFLQFSEIYNSFIYALLKDYLFSLDTKEMVDTIISGIRSDELEINRNIFSLRVRRADIELPFFLPPMPNLYFQRDPVAILGKGACVNRMKTSARRREVMLMEYVIKYNTKFEGTPLYYEKDYPYPIEGGDILVLSEKVLAVGISQRTSPEAVEILAKKFLKENKDTFEKIIAFIIPDNRAYMHLDTIFTMVDYDKFLVHANLKEDIDTFIITKSKEGFDFYEEEESLENILKKHLNLDHVEIIKCGNADIIASHREQWNDGSNSLAIEPGKVITYDRNYITNRELEKSGIEVLTIPSSELSRGRGGPRCASMPLIRRRYS; encoded by the coding sequence ATGAATTTATCTGTGTATTCAGAAATCGGAAAATTAGAAAAAATCCTTCTACATAGACCGGGAAAAGAGTTAGAAAATTTATCTCCTCATTATCTTTCTGATCTGTTATTTGACGATATTCCTTTTTTGTATAAAGCGCAAGAAGAACATGATTACTTTGCAAATGTTTTAAGAGAGAATGGTGTAGAAGTTTTGTATCTTACTGAATTGTTGACGGAAACGCTTAATGATTTGGATTTAAAAGAAAAATTTGTCAAAGAGTTTTTACAATTCTCAGAAATATACAATAGCTTCATTTATGCTCTTTTAAAAGATTATTTGTTTTCCCTAGATACCAAAGAAATGGTGGATACTATAATATCGGGTATACGTTCTGATGAACTAGAAATTAACAGAAACATCTTCTCCTTGAGGGTTAGAAGAGCGGATATAGAGTTACCTTTTTTCCTTCCACCTATGCCGAATCTATATTTTCAAAGGGATCCTGTGGCGATTTTGGGAAAAGGTGCCTGCGTGAACAGAATGAAAACCTCAGCAAGAAGAAGAGAAGTTATGCTTATGGAATATGTCATAAAATACAACACAAAATTTGAAGGCACCCCATTGTATTACGAGAAAGATTACCCTTATCCAATAGAGGGTGGGGATATCTTAGTGTTAAGCGAAAAAGTTTTAGCGGTAGGGATTTCTCAAAGAACCTCACCAGAAGCTGTTGAAATCCTAGCTAAGAAGTTTCTAAAAGAAAATAAAGATACCTTTGAGAAGATAATTGCTTTTATAATACCTGATAATAGGGCTTATATGCATTTAGACACCATATTCACAATGGTTGATTACGATAAATTTCTAGTACATGCAAATTTAAAAGAAGATATAGATACTTTCATTATTACTAAGTCTAAAGAGGGATTTGATTTTTATGAAGAAGAAGAAAGTTTGGAAAACATATTAAAAAAACATCTTAATTTAGATCATGTCGAAATTATTAAATGTGGAAACGCTGATATAATAGCATCACACAGGGAACAGTGGAATGATGGCTCCAACAGTTTGGCAATAGAACCTGGAAAGGTTATCACCTACGATCGAAATTACATCACCAACAGAGAATTAGAAAAATCGGGGATAGAAGTTTTAACCATACCGTCCAGTGAATTATCTAGAGGAAGGGGAGGCCCTAGGTGCGCTAGTATGCCACTTATAAGGAGGAGATACTCTTGA